In Terriglobia bacterium, the following proteins share a genomic window:
- a CDS encoding RNA polymerase sigma factor, which produces MSTLGKTEPAEAIARAQAGNAEAWGELYQEYAPAIFRFCRRALPTREDAEDATMEIFLKIRGKLGQYDSTRSFSAWLYKVAANHCWDLLRRRKGRQGKETEDVSALPLEHPDPSQLERLIEQRTSQEVRRALDHLAPRARMALVLRYYSDMSYDEIADALGVRRAFVGVVLLRARHELRQALGQTTALAAGGNP; this is translated from the coding sequence ATGAGCACGCTGGGCAAGACGGAACCCGCGGAAGCCATCGCCCGGGCCCAGGCAGGCAATGCCGAAGCCTGGGGGGAGCTCTATCAGGAGTACGCTCCCGCGATCTTCCGCTTCTGCCGCCGCGCGCTGCCGACCCGGGAAGACGCCGAAGACGCCACCATGGAGATCTTTCTGAAGATTCGCGGCAAGCTCGGCCAGTACGACTCCACGCGGTCGTTCTCCGCCTGGCTCTACAAGGTCGCCGCCAATCACTGCTGGGACCTGCTGCGCCGCCGCAAAGGCCGCCAGGGCAAAGAGACCGAAGACGTAAGCGCGCTGCCGCTGGAACATCCCGATCCCAGCCAGCTCGAGCGCCTCATCGAGCAGCGCACCAGCCAGGAGGTGCGCCGCGCCCTGGACCATCTCGCTCCCCGCGCGCGCATGGCCCTGGTCCTGCGCTACTACTCGGATATGAGCTATGACGAAATTGCGGATGCGCTGGGCGTGCGCCGCGCCTTTGTTGGCGTGGTTCTGCTGCGCGCCCGCCACGAACTGCGCCAGGCGCTGGGCCAAACCACGGCCCTGGCGGCGGGAGGGAACCCATGA
- a CDS encoding TonB-dependent receptor, with protein sequence MKSSARLLRGLAVVCAAVLLLLLTFSAEAQTFRGSILGTVMDSSGGSVSGANVTVKNVDTGLTRVVTTSDDGSYNVPELPIGNYSVTVEKAGFRMGVVTGIRVEVSSQVRADVTLQPGEVTQKVEVTGESLPQVETTSNTLGGVVQASTVTNLPVNGRDYQKLIFLVPGVAGSPDQITDSPGSYGIFSMNGARGRSNNFLLDGTDMNDGYRNDPAINEAGVFGTPATILPVEAIAELRVLSNFEPEYGRSAGGVINTVTKSGTNDFHGSALEYFRNTVLNARNYFDDASVGPQQPFHNNQFGGSLGGPIIKNKTFFFADYEGTREKGAQSSPACVPTAADIATAIANNEGSVNPVIANLLALNPWPAATDPNTDCYANGGTNAALSTPFSNRVDNVIAKIDHQVNANDLLTGRYYFGDSSQSFPLALVGGGLLPNYNTFTPTRVQLISISYVKVINPSVVNEARLGWNRFAEGFFPQDRSFDPASIGLNTGVSAYDFGLPKISVSSPGGSSLAPLGADNGDPRQRVDTNWHFIDNISWKRGGHDIKFGYEFRRTSISQMFNRGFRGALNFVSLDSFITGVPNTDPYHSFQRQGNTNRNTSENSHAFYLQDSFRWRKNLTINYGVRYDYFGVIAEKHGNFTNVDPTTGAPVLLNGAGLYKPDRNNFSPRVSVAWDVSGKGKTVLRAGYGFFYDAFSQDMFLGHLPWNSVFDPGPAYSGVGPNAIIFASVDGSPLNAANPVFPNTGPMWDAFGVDPNIRTPYMQNFNLNLQQELTKKMVLQIGYVGSNGHKLFRFRDINQPSQAQITAEDLVHTCPNPTPPPATVGCINDWGVPRRLPSSPFWYINWQESSANSTYNSLQVSWKINDWHGLNSTVSYNWSHSLDDASDGEDYVPNAAQPNDSTAPIRMNRGNSNFDVRNHFTWNFIYTFPNRKGDWSRLTDGWGVNGIVTLQSGQPFHLNYNFQDDFDGSGGGFGRPDLLGTVTYNRNDPRNFLDLSAFGIPCSYPGGVGDGTAGTCIPGTRHFGNLGRNSLRGPDFRQFDFSLFKDTAINERLKMQLRAEVYNIFNHPNFANPYLPTFIADAAPNGIGTNGRSIGSLGLAATGDVGIGYPFLGSGGPRGMQLALKFTF encoded by the coding sequence ATGAAGAGTTCTGCTCGCTTGCTGCGCGGCCTGGCCGTAGTGTGTGCCGCGGTGCTTCTGCTTCTACTGACTTTCAGCGCGGAGGCCCAAACCTTCCGCGGCTCAATTCTGGGCACGGTCATGGATTCTTCCGGCGGCTCCGTGAGCGGCGCCAACGTCACGGTGAAGAACGTGGATACCGGTCTGACGCGCGTAGTGACCACCAGCGATGACGGCAGCTACAACGTGCCCGAGCTGCCCATCGGCAACTACAGCGTGACCGTGGAAAAGGCCGGATTCCGTATGGGTGTTGTGACCGGCATCCGCGTCGAAGTCTCCTCCCAGGTCCGCGCCGATGTGACCCTGCAGCCCGGCGAGGTCACCCAGAAAGTGGAAGTCACAGGCGAATCCCTGCCCCAGGTCGAGACCACCTCCAATACGCTTGGCGGCGTCGTTCAGGCCAGCACCGTGACTAATCTCCCGGTCAACGGCCGCGATTACCAGAAACTGATTTTCCTCGTTCCCGGCGTGGCCGGCTCCCCGGACCAGATCACCGATTCTCCGGGTTCCTACGGCATCTTTTCCATGAACGGCGCGCGCGGCCGCTCCAACAACTTCCTGCTCGACGGCACGGACATGAACGACGGCTACCGCAACGACCCGGCCATCAACGAAGCCGGCGTTTTCGGCACCCCGGCGACGATCCTCCCGGTCGAAGCGATTGCCGAATTGCGCGTTCTTTCCAACTTCGAGCCCGAATATGGCCGCAGCGCCGGCGGGGTCATCAACACCGTCACCAAGAGCGGCACCAACGATTTTCACGGCTCGGCGCTGGAGTACTTCCGCAACACGGTTCTGAACGCGCGCAACTACTTCGACGACGCTTCCGTGGGTCCCCAGCAGCCTTTTCACAACAACCAGTTCGGCGGTTCGCTGGGCGGCCCGATCATCAAGAATAAGACGTTCTTCTTTGCCGACTACGAAGGCACCCGCGAAAAGGGCGCGCAGAGCAGCCCGGCCTGCGTCCCCACCGCCGCGGATATCGCGACCGCCATCGCCAACAACGAAGGCTCCGTCAATCCGGTCATCGCCAATCTCCTGGCGCTCAACCCCTGGCCCGCAGCCACTGATCCTAATACGGACTGCTACGCCAACGGTGGAACCAACGCCGCTCTCTCCACGCCTTTCTCCAACCGCGTGGACAACGTCATCGCCAAGATCGATCACCAGGTGAATGCCAACGATCTCCTCACCGGCCGCTACTATTTCGGCGACAGCTCCCAGAGCTTCCCGCTGGCTCTCGTCGGCGGCGGCCTGCTGCCCAACTACAACACCTTTACGCCGACGCGCGTTCAGCTCATCTCCATCTCCTACGTCAAGGTGATCAACCCTTCCGTCGTCAATGAAGCCCGCCTCGGCTGGAACCGCTTTGCCGAAGGCTTCTTCCCGCAGGATCGCAGTTTCGATCCGGCCTCCATCGGACTCAACACCGGGGTCAGCGCCTACGACTTCGGCCTGCCCAAGATCAGCGTTTCCTCGCCCGGCGGGAGTTCCCTTGCTCCGCTCGGCGCCGACAACGGCGATCCCCGCCAGCGCGTGGACACCAACTGGCATTTCATCGACAACATTTCCTGGAAGCGCGGCGGGCACGACATCAAGTTCGGCTACGAATTCCGCCGCACTTCCATCTCGCAGATGTTCAACCGCGGCTTCCGCGGGGCCCTCAATTTCGTATCTCTCGACAGTTTCATCACCGGGGTCCCCAATACCGACCCCTACCACTCCTTCCAGCGCCAGGGGAATACCAATCGCAACACCTCCGAGAATTCCCACGCTTTCTACCTGCAGGATAGTTTCCGCTGGCGCAAGAACCTGACCATCAATTATGGCGTGCGCTACGATTACTTCGGCGTGATCGCCGAGAAGCACGGCAATTTCACCAACGTGGATCCCACCACGGGCGCTCCCGTCCTTTTGAACGGCGCCGGCCTCTATAAACCCGACCGCAACAATTTCTCTCCCCGCGTCAGTGTCGCCTGGGACGTCAGCGGCAAGGGCAAGACGGTTCTGCGCGCCGGCTACGGCTTTTTCTACGACGCTTTCTCGCAGGACATGTTCCTGGGCCACCTGCCCTGGAACAGCGTTTTCGATCCCGGCCCGGCCTATTCCGGCGTTGGCCCCAACGCCATTATTTTTGCATCTGTTGACGGATCGCCGCTGAACGCCGCGAACCCCGTTTTTCCCAACACCGGACCCATGTGGGACGCTTTTGGCGTGGACCCCAATATCCGCACCCCGTACATGCAGAACTTCAACCTCAACCTGCAGCAGGAACTGACCAAGAAGATGGTTCTGCAGATCGGCTATGTTGGCTCGAATGGCCACAAACTCTTCCGCTTCCGCGACATCAACCAGCCCTCCCAGGCGCAGATCACTGCGGAGGACCTGGTTCACACGTGCCCCAATCCCACGCCGCCACCGGCCACCGTTGGCTGCATCAACGATTGGGGCGTGCCACGGCGCCTGCCTTCCTCGCCCTTCTGGTATATCAACTGGCAGGAAAGCTCCGCGAATTCGACTTACAACTCGCTGCAGGTCAGTTGGAAAATCAATGACTGGCACGGGCTGAATTCGACCGTGAGCTACAACTGGTCGCATTCGCTTGATGATGCCAGCGATGGCGAGGACTACGTGCCCAACGCCGCTCAGCCCAACGACAGCACAGCCCCCATCCGCATGAACCGCGGCAATTCCAACTTCGACGTGCGCAATCATTTCACCTGGAACTTCATCTACACCTTCCCCAACCGCAAGGGCGACTGGAGCCGCCTCACCGACGGATGGGGCGTCAACGGCATCGTCACCCTGCAGTCCGGCCAGCCCTTCCATCTCAACTACAATTTCCAGGACGACTTCGACGGCAGCGGCGGCGGCTTCGGCCGGCCCGATCTCCTCGGCACGGTCACTTACAATCGCAACGACCCCAGAAATTTCCTGGACCTCTCCGCCTTTGGCATTCCCTGCAGCTATCCGGGGGGTGTCGGCGACGGCACTGCGGGCACCTGCATCCCGGGCACGCGCCACTTCGGCAATCTCGGCCGCAATTCGCTTCGCGGACCGGATTTCCGCCAGTTCGACTTCTCTCTTTTCAAGGACACGGCCATCAACGAGCGCCTGAAGATGCAGCTGCGCGCCGAGGTCTATAACATCTTTAACCATCCCAATTTTGCCAACCCCTATCTGCCTACTTTCATCGCCGATGCCGCTCCTAATGGCATCGGTACGAACGGGCGGTCAATCGGTTCGCTGGGCCTGGCGGCCACCGGCGACGTGGGCATTGGCTACCCGTTCCTGGGCAGTGGCGGTCCGCGAGGTATGCAACTCGCTCTGAAATTTACCTTCTGA